From a region of the Chlorocebus sabaeus isolate Y175 chromosome 23, mChlSab1.0.hap1, whole genome shotgun sequence genome:
- the ZNF300 gene encoding zinc finger protein 300, which translates to MTCPGTEESLPVIWPFGKEQKMMKSQGLVSFKDVAVDFTQEEWQQLDPAQRTLYRDVMLENYSHLVSMGYPVSKPDVISKLEQGEEPWIIKRDISNWIYPDEYQADGRQGKKSNLHNSQSCILGTVSFHHKILKGVTKDGSLCSILKVCQGDGQLQRILENQDKLFRQVTFVNSKTVTEASGHKYNPLGKIFQECIETGTSIQRFHKYDALKKNLKPNIDLPSCYKSNSRKKIDQSFGGGKSSTQSEPNSNLEEIHNGVIPFDDNQYGTVFRNTQSLIQYQNVETKEKTCVCVTCGKAFAKKSQLIVHQRIHTGKKPYDCGACGKAFSEKFHLVVHQRTHTGEKPYDCSECGKAFSQKSSLIIHQRVHTGEKPYECSECGKAFSQKSPLIIHQRIHTGEKPYECRECGKAFSQKSQLIIHHRAHTGEKPYECTECGKAFCEKSHLIIHKRIHTGEKPYKCAQCEEAFSRKTELITHQLVHTGEKPYECTECGKTFSRKSQLIIHQRTHTGEKPYKCSECGKAFCQKSHLIGHQRIHTGEKPYICTECGKAFSQKSHLPGHQRIHTGEKPYICAECGKAFSQKSDLVLHQRIHTGERPYQCAICGKAFIQKSQLTVHQRIHTVVKS; encoded by the exons ATGACTTGTCCTGGGACTGAGGAAAGTTTACCAG TCATCTGGCCTTTTGGAAAAGAGCAAAAAATGATGAAGTCCCAG GGGTTAGTATCATTCAAGGATGTGGCTGTGGATTTCACCCAGGAGGAATGGCAGCAACTTGACCCTGCTCAGAGGACCCTGTACAGGgatgtgatgctggagaactaCAGCCACCTGGTCTCAATGG GGTATCCAGTTTCCAAACCAGATGTCATCTCCAAGTTGGAACAAGGAGAAGAGCCATGGATCATAAAGAGAGACATATCAAATTGGATCTATCCAGATGAATATCAGGCAGATGGGAGACAAGGGAA GAAGAGTAACCTTCACAACTCCCAGTCATGTATCTTGGGGACAGTTTCCTTCCATCATAAGATACTGAAGGGAGTCACAAAGGATGGTTCATTGTGCTCCATTTTAAAAGTCTGTCAAGGTGATGGTCAGCTGCAGAGAATTCTAGAGAATCAAGACAAACTCTTCAGGCAGGTCACATTTGTTAACAGTAAAACAGTGACTGAGGCATCAGGGCATAAATATAATCCattggggaaaatatttcaagAGTGCATAGAAACAGGTACATCAATACAGAGATTCCATAAATATGATGCTTTGAAAAAGAACTTAAAACCAAATATTGACCTACCGAGTTGTTATAAGagcaattcaagaaaaaaaattgatcagAGTTTTGGAGGTGGAAAATCATCTACCCAGAGTGAGCCCAATTCTAATCTTGAGGAGATTCACAATGGAGTAATACCTTTTGATGATAATCAGTATGGAACTGTTTTTAGAAATACACAATCCCTTATTCAGTATCAGAATGTAGAAACTAAAGAGAAAACCTGTGTATGTGTTACATGTGGAAAAGCCTTTGCTAAGAAGTCACAGCTCATTGTACatcaaagaattcatactggaaagaaaccaTATGATTGTGGTGCATGCGGAAAAGCCTTCAGTGAGAAGTTTCATCTTGTTGTACATCAGAGAACTCATACTGGGGAGAAACCTTATGATTGTTctgaatgtggaaaagccttctCTCAGAAATCATCCCTTATTATACATCAGAGAGTTCACACTGgggaaaaaccctatgaatgtagtgaatgtgggaaagccttctcCCAGAAATCACCCCTCATTATACATCAGAGAATACATACTGgggaaaaaccctatgaatgtagaGAGTGTGGGAAGGCCTTTTCCCAGAAGTCACAGCTGATTATACACCATAGagctcatactggagagaaaccatatgaGTGTactgaatgtgggaaagccttctgTGAGAAGTCCCACCTCATTATACATAAAAGAAttcacactggtgagaaaccctacaaatgtgctCAATGTGAGGAAGCCTTCAGCAGGAAGACGGAACTCATTACACATCAGTTAGTTCATACTGGGGAAAAACCTTATGAATGTACTGAATGTGGGAAGACATTCTCCCGCAAGTCACAGCTCATCATACATCAGAGAAcacatactggagaaaaaccctataaatgtagtgaatgtggcaaagccttctgCCAGAAGTCACATCTCATTggacatcagagaattcacacaggagaaaaaccttATATATGTactgaatgtgggaaagccttctcTCAGAAGTCTCACCTTCCGGGACACCAGCgaattcatacaggagagaaaccttacatATGTGCTGAATGTGGAAAGGCCTTTTCTCAGAAGTCAGACCTTGTTTTACATCAGAGGATTCATACTGGGGAAAGACCCTATCAATGTGCTATATGTGGGAAGGCCTTTATCCAGAAGTCACAACTAACTGTACACCAGCGAATTCATACAGTGGTAAAATCATAA